DNA sequence from the Atribacteraceae bacterium genome:
AGGATAATTGGATTAAGGTTCGAGGCGCGCGTGGAGCATTGGAACAGAACCTTCATCCCCGGATGAAGGTTGTCCACCGGGAGAACGAGATCACCGTGGTTCCCACCGGCACTACCAAACTTGATCGTTCATTGCATGGCTTGACCCGGACACTGATCGCTAATATGATTGATGGGGTCACTAACGGGTTTGAAAAAGCCTTGGAAATCAACGGATTGGGTTATAAGGTACAAAAAAAAGGGGAAGGATTGATTCTGAATCTTGGCTTTACCCACCCGGTGGATATCCCGCCCCAGGAAGGTATCTCCTTCGAAGTTGAGGGGCAGATTCTGAAGGTTAAAGGCATAGACAAACAACAAGTCGGTCAAACTGCGGCAAAAATCCGAATCCTTAGAAAAACCGAACCGTATACCGGAACCGGTATACGGTATTTGAATGAAGTGATTCGTAGAAAACAAGGAAAAACCACCGCGAAATAAGGGAGGAACCGAGAATGTCTGTGTTGGAAAAAAACCAACGGCGGAAGAAAAGGCATAGACGGGTACGAAAAAAAATCCACGGGACCTCGGACCGGCCCCGCCTATGTGTTTTTAAAAGTCTTAATCATATCTATGTTCAAATGATCAACGATGAAGAGGGTCATACTTTGGTTGCGGTTTCCTCTCTTTCCCCGGAACTTAAATCTTTTCAGGGTACTAAAACAGAGGTTGCCAGAGAAGTGGGCAAGCTTGTTGGAAAGAAAGCACTGGAAAATAATTTGGAAAAAGCTGTCTATGACCGGGGAGGATATCTTTATCACGGCCG
Encoded proteins:
- the rplR gene encoding 50S ribosomal protein L18, whose protein sequence is MSVLEKNQRRKKRHRRVRKKIHGTSDRPRLCVFKSLNHIYVQMINDEEGHTLVAVSSLSPELKSFQGTKTEVAREVGKLVGKKALENNLEKAVYDRGGYLYHGRVKTLAEGARESGLVF
- the rplF gene encoding 50S ribosomal protein L6 codes for the protein MSRIGRKVISIPQGVTVEMQDNWIKVRGARGALEQNLHPRMKVVHRENEITVVPTGTTKLDRSLHGLTRTLIANMIDGVTNGFEKALEINGLGYKVQKKGEGLILNLGFTHPVDIPPQEGISFEVEGQILKVKGIDKQQVGQTAAKIRILRKTEPYTGTGIRYLNEVIRRKQGKTTAK